A stretch of DNA from Mycolicibacterium celeriflavum:
AGGGCATGGACGAGACGAAGTCCAAGATCCGCCTCGGGACCGGCGACGACCCTCGGGTCTCCACCGCCGAGATGCAGATGTACACCTGGGAGCAGACCAACGCGACCACCACCGAGACGCTGGTGAACGCGGCGAAGAGGCTGGTCGACGAATTGCCCGAGGACACGCCTCCCGACAAGGTGCTGCAGCACTGGATGGCGTCGGCGCGGCGCGACGACGAAGCCCGCGGGGTGATCTGGCCGACGATCCCGGCCGACATCCTCGGGCAGGCCGGTACGGCCTGGCAGATCTTTCCGAACTTCCAGATCGGCCAGGGCCTGACGACGGCACTGTGCTACAGCGCCCGGCCGCACCCCAGCTACGACCCGAACAAGTGCATCTTCGAGGTCGCCACCCTCGAGCTCTTCCCGAAAGGCCAAGAGCCGCAGACGGAGTGGCAGTACACGCCCCAGGACAGCCCGAACTGGCTGTCGGTACTGCCGCAGGACTTCTCGAACATGGCCGCGGTGCAGCAGGGCATGAAATCGCTCGGCTTTGCCGGCACCAAACCCAATCCGTACCGCGAACGCAGCACCGTGAACCTTCACTACCAACTGTCCAAGTACATGGGCACCGGCGAACCGAAAGAGCTCTAGACAATGACAGTGTTCGACACCTGCGGTCCCACGCAGACGCCCGACGACATCGACATCGACGCGCTGCGGGAGAAGTACGCCCAAGAGCGGGCCAAAAGGCTTCGGCCCGAGGGCTCCAAGCAGTACGTCGAGTTGTCCGACGACTTCGCCGGCTACTACGAGGTGGACCCGTACACCCCCGTCGCGCCGCGTGACCCGATCGCCGAGGACATCGACGTCGCGGTGCTCGGCGGCGGTTTCGGCGGGTTGCTGTCGGCGGCCTATCTGAAGAAGGCCGGTGTCGAGGACGTCCGCATCATCGAGTTGGGCGGCGACTTCGGTGGCGTCTGGTACTGGAACCGCTATCCCGGAATCCAGTGTGACAACGAGTCCTACTGCTACATCCCGCTTCTGGAGGAGCTCGACTACATCCCGAGCAAGAAGTTCGCCGACGGACCAGAGATCTACGAGCACTGCCGGCGCATCGGTAAGCACTTCGGCCTCTACGACTCGGCGATCTTTTCCACCCAGGTCCGCGACATGCGCTGGGACGAGGAAGTCAAGCGCTGGCGTATCGCCACCAACCGCGGCGACGACATCCGGGCCCGGTTCGTCGTGCTGGCCTCGGGACCGTTTCACCGGCCCAAGTTGCCGGGTATCCCGGGCTTGAAGGACTTCAAGGGGCACAGCTTCCACTCGTCGCGATGGGACTACGAGTACACCGGTGGCGACTACACCGGCGGCATGGACAAGCTCGCCGACAAACGCGTCGCGATCATCGGCACCGGCGCCACCAGCATCCAGGTGGTGCCGTTCCTGGCCCGGGATGCCCAGCACCTGTACGTGTTCCAGCGCACGCCGTCGACGGTCGATGCGCGCAACAACGCGCCGACCGACCCCGAGTGGGTGAAGACGCTGCAGCCGGGCTGGCAGAAGGAGCGGCAGCGCAACTTCCACTCGTGGACGTTCGAGGGCATGGCCCTCGGCCAGCCGGATCTGGTGTGCGACTTCTGGACCGAACTGGGCCGCAACACCGCCGCTCGCGTTCTGTCGCTCGAAGATCCGTCCACGTTGACGCCGGAACAGTTCGTGGCGATCCGCGAGGAAGAGGACTACAAGATCATGGAGCGGCTGCGCCGCCGGATCGCCGAGGTCGTCGATGATGACGACACCGCCGAGGCGCTCAAGCCGTACTACCGCTTCCTGTGCAAGCGGCCGCTGTCCAACGACGACTACCTGCCGACGTTCAACCGGCCCAACGTCACGCTGGTCGATGTCTCCGGTTCCAAAGGCGTCGAACGGATCACGGAGAAGGGGCTGATCGCCAACGGTCAGGAGTACGAGGTCGACTGCATCATCTATGCCAGCGGCTTCGAGATCACCACCGAGATCAGCAGGCGCTACTCGATCGATGCCATCGAAGGACGCGACGGGCTCTCGCTCTACGACTACTGGCGC
This window harbors:
- a CDS encoding flavin-containing monooxygenase, whose protein sequence is MTVFDTCGPTQTPDDIDIDALREKYAQERAKRLRPEGSKQYVELSDDFAGYYEVDPYTPVAPRDPIAEDIDVAVLGGGFGGLLSAAYLKKAGVEDVRIIELGGDFGGVWYWNRYPGIQCDNESYCYIPLLEELDYIPSKKFADGPEIYEHCRRIGKHFGLYDSAIFSTQVRDMRWDEEVKRWRIATNRGDDIRARFVVLASGPFHRPKLPGIPGLKDFKGHSFHSSRWDYEYTGGDYTGGMDKLADKRVAIIGTGATSIQVVPFLARDAQHLYVFQRTPSTVDARNNAPTDPEWVKTLQPGWQKERQRNFHSWTFEGMALGQPDLVCDFWTELGRNTAARVLSLEDPSTLTPEQFVAIREEEDYKIMERLRRRIAEVVDDDDTAEALKPYYRFLCKRPLSNDDYLPTFNRPNVTLVDVSGSKGVERITEKGLIANGQEYEVDCIIYASGFEITTEISRRYSIDAIEGRDGLSLYDYWRDGYKTLHGMTSRGFPNQFFTGFTQVGISANIAANYELQGEHIAYIIAEALKRGATVVEPTPEAQDGWCATICETAVDNSAFDASCTPGYYNNEGGGPGSEQGEGIRSHLGEPYGPGFYAFGDLLKEWRDKGDLDGLELRS